In Pseudothermotoga sp., the genomic window ATTGAGCTGTACAAATTCGAACTGGTAGATGACAATCTCGACCGCCACAGAAAGAACACAAAAAAACAGTGACAGGATCAAGACGATCTTTCTCATAAGAATGCTCCTTTCAGAGTTTCTCGACGCTCAAAAATATCACCAGTTCTCGCTGTGCGGACGAGTCAGATTTCGTTCCGAACAGATATCTGAGCAGAGGTATTCTCGACAACAGAGGTAAACCAGAGCTAGTTTGAGAGTCACTCTCCACTGTGAGTCCGCTCACTGCCACGGTTTGGCCACTTCTGATGATGACGGTTGTTGACATTTCGTTTCTCTTCGTTGAAAGTGTGCGCGTTGTACGCCCATTAGAAAAGTAACTGACACTCGGTGTGAGCGAAACTTCAATCTCGTTTTCACCCACAGTTCTTGCGACGATGTCCAAACCGATGCCCACATCGACTGTTTGTATTGTTGCGGCTGCGCCTTCCGGCTGAACAATTATGATTTCTCGTTGACCAACAAATAACTTTGCTGGTTTACTCTCTTTCACTATGATCCATGGATTGGCTTTTATCTTCGCTTGACGTTGTTCTTCGAGTGCCACTATCTTCGCCACGATCGTTCCAAAAACGTCGGTCTGTACGGCGAGTGAACCTGAGACCAGACCAACTATGGTTTGCCAGTTTTCATTGAGCTGTTGATCCGCTCCAAAAGTGTAACCGAGCTCTTCTAATCCGAGCTCTGAGAGTTTATCCTTCGAGATCTCTGTGACCAGAACACAGATTTTTATCTGAGCTGGGGGAACATCTATTTCTCTGAGTATTTTTTCGAAGTTCTGTACAATTTCAGCCGGTGCGGTTATGCTGATCTGATTCGTTTCTTTGTCAGATTTCAAAAAAGGTTCGTAAATAGTTGGTATCAAACTCATCACTGAATCTATACTCAGATACTTCGGCTTATACGTCTTCGTTTGGGCGATGTGTCTGAAAGCAGGATTCTTTGGATCGGCTGAACCGACGAAGTAAAAACCTTCCATCTTTATGTAAATGTATCCACCTGGCATGAGCACCATTTTGAGCGCTTGTTCCAATGGAACGTCTCTCAACTCAATGGTCACAAATCCAGAAATAGTCATGTCTGGGATTATCGGCACACCGGTCTGTGCGGAGATGTCAGCCAAAACGTCAAGAATGTACGCATCTTGGAAAATATTCGTCACCAACGGTTCTTGTTGAAAGAAACACACGATCGTACTCGTTAAGAAAATGAGCATCACTATTGATCTTTTCATACTCACTCGCCCCTTTCTATTCTTATCTTCTGCTTACCGATCACTTGTTGCCCTTTTTCAGATTCCAACCTAACGATCAATTCATAGTCTCCACTTTTCAAATCGGCTTCCAAAACGACCATGAAAAGTCTTTGCGTACCTGGCAGTATGGGATTTTCCTCCTTGTAAGAAGCACTGATGAGCCTTTCTGTGGTCTCAGGCAGTATAACGCCGTTCTCTTCGCGCTGTGGTAATACCCTCTCAAGGCCGAGGACTATCGAAGGCAATACATGAACATTGCCCTCGTTTTTCACCAGCAAATCGACCCCTAGACCTTGTTCAGTCGGTGCGATGCGTGCAAACTGCACGGAGTACTTCTCGATCATTTCCTCATCTTTCCCAACGAACACGAGCAAGTTAGTGCCCTGTTCACTTCTGAGATTTTCTGTAACCGCGGTGAACAAAACATCGAAGTAGTAACCTCCATTGACATCCTTTGGAGGCCTTGCACTGATCCTCACCTTTCTGCTTTGATTCGGCTTCAATTGGAAAGAATTCGGACTGATCTCTATCCAAGTTGGAACTTGACCTCTTTGTTCCACAGGGATCAGCTCGCCTGCAGTGTCGTAAACGAGAGGATAGATCGATCCCGACACATTGATAGTTTCCTTTCCCCTGTTGAAGATCTCAACCGTGACACTTCGAAACGCAGATGGTAAACACTTCAATTCAACGTTGCTTGGCTCAACAAAGATCATTGGTGCTCCAGATTGTTTTTGAATCTGTGAGACAATTTCGGTTTCGGCAACGTTCAACTCCGTTTCCAAAACAGCAGGCCTGTAGCCACCGTAATTGATGATCACCTTCGCAGAGTATGTACCTGGTGGGAACTGTCTGCTCGTTATACTCCTCAGTTCAACCTCGGCTTCTGGTAGAATATTTCCACTGCCAAGCGGAAACTTAGCCAAAGTCTTTCCATCCTTCGTCTTGATGGTCAGTTCTCCAGACGCTTGCACGTGTATGTTACCCCTGTTGATCACAGTGACGATGAAAACGTTCGCATCGTCTCCTATGGCTTTCCTCACCTCGGCCAGCGAAGCTATTTCGCCGATCTTTTTCATAGTCAAATCGGCTGCGTACAGTTCCATCTTCCTTCTGGTTCCATCAACGTTCAGTTCCACGAAACTCGCTATTTGATAATCCACCATGAGGCCAAATCCCACGGCATCTTCCATCCCAGTGAGCTCCTCTTTATTCGCAAGGAATTTGAGCACGATCGCCGCATACCTTCCCCCCGTTACTCCACGTGGAACGTTTATCTGCAGATCGACTTTTCCCGTTCTTTTAGGTTGAATGCTCAAACGTGTCGGCTTAACAGTTATCCATTTGGCAGCCGAATAATCCGTCGAACCGGCCGGTACGACCACATAACCGCCCTCTCTATTCTGCACGACATCCGCAACGAACACTTCGAAGTTCAGAGTTTCGAAGTCATCCGCATTGTCCACGTAGATCGATGCGGTGACCCTGTCGCCCTGCGAAACAGTTTTGCTCAGCAAAATTGGATCCACACGAACGTTGAAAGCAAAAATCGCCACGCTCAGTAAAAATATCAACCAAACTGTTCTTTTTCTCATCTTCCTCACCCCTGTTTTGAAATCTGAAAAAGCGAGGGATCTCTCCCCCGCTTTCACGTGATCCAAAGCTTTAATCCTTCCGAACCTTCGATCGATTCATTATTGTTGAGGTATCTGCGTGTAATTGTAATTTGGTTTGAAAAATCCCGTCGCTGGGTCTATCCATGGTTTGATCCTTTGAAGTGTGAGTATAACTTGTCCGGAAGTTTTGTAAGTGGACGCTGAGTTGCACTCTGCAACGAATATTTTGCTCCACAGTTTGGTCTCATAGCCGTAATGCAACTGGTTGCTGTCTGGAATAGTGAAACTGAAACTTCCGAGCGCAGATGCTGGTACAAACTGGACGTTTTGATTGCTCGAGCCAAAACCTACCCACAGATCGATGAAATCCTTCACGGTTGTGTAAGGGCCTTGGTAAGTCGGGCTGGCCAATCCAGTGAACGAAACCATAACTTCTCCGTTGCTGGCGATCTTAGCAGTTATGCAATCAGTCAAGTAAGTTCCAGGTTTTCTAACATACCAAGCCCACTTTGTTCCTGTCAAATTGAACTCGATCCACTGAGCAACTTGAACCTCAACTTCAGCATCGATTCTCCATTCTTGCTTATTGCAAGCTCCGCTCGCTCCACCCAACGCGAATGCCCACGCATCGGCCTGTACATCCTCTGGCCCATCGCTGATGGAAACCCATTGTCCGTCGACCCATTTCCACACTTCCAATTGTTGAGCTGAAAAAGCTGTGAAGGCGAAAATCATCAACATGGCTCCAACGATCAGTAGTACCTTCCTCATAACTTTCCCTCCTCTTTCCTTTCGGTTTGAAACTTTCACACCATCTCAACGTTTTTCGATATAGTTTTCAACCGCTTGGAGTGTGAACGTTATCGTGGCCGTGTTTCTGTAGGTTCCAGCTTGTTGATCGTTGATCTGGATCCTGTGTAAAAGATTCAGCATTTGTCCATTCTGCAGTGTGTACGAGATATTGTTCAGCTCCGGTGCGTTTAACCAAGTTTTTATGTTTCCAAGCTCATCGGTGAACGAATAACTCACGGGTAATTTTCCCTCTCCACCTCCTTCCAGAGAAAGATGATCAAAATTGGAGAAAGTGATAACGACAGGATGGCTACTTTTAACGATCGTCGCGTTGAGAAACTTTGCGACGTAATCTCCAGGTTTTTTCACATACCAATTCACCTTTCCTCCGGACACTTCTATGCACATTTGATCAACCTTTTCATTTCCACTCCAAGCAGTTTCCTTTCTCGTTCCTTTCATCACTTCGAGGTGTAAAAGAACGTACAACGTTTTTACGGCTTGCAACGAAGAAAAAGTTACTTCGTAATTTCCTTGATTCGTTGCAGGTGAATAGCTCTGCTTGTACGGAAACTGTCCAGGTGCAAGATCAACGTTGGTCAAATTCGTTGGCTCTTCACTCAGAACGTTCATGTGCGATACAGTGGCGAGCCAACCATCGAACAAGCTAAAGCTCACCTTCAGCATCCCATTTTGACTTTTTATGGTGGTTTGTCCAACCTTCTCAGTTTGGCCCGCTAAGATTTCGTAATCTCTCTGCACGCCGTCGAGGGGATAAACGGAGTAGTAGTACCACTTGGTGTTGTTCGTCGACGCTTTAATGGTCAACAACTGCGAACTGAACTGAGGCTCAGTTGGGGGGCGAAGAATTATCGAACCAACGATCGGGAAGGATCCACCGACGTTGGAAAACACATCTAAAGATGGCATCTGAACAATGATTTCTGATTCATCCCCATCCACTCGTTTCCAAAGGCCCGTGGCAGGATCGTATCTGTAAACCACTGGCAATTGGCCAAGCAAAATTGAAGAAACGAACACTAATATAAACAAGACTGAGCATGAAATCTTCCTCGACCATTCGCCCATGGTTATCCTCACCCTTCTGGGTTAGAAGATACTCACTCAACTGAAACTACACTGAAAATTAACTTTTGATCGGCTGAAAATCCACTCAAAATTGGCTCAGAATGGAAAAAATGGGGCAGGAAAAATGAAGGCGAGCCGTGCTCGCCTTCACGAAACGTAAGCAGTCAAGTCGAACAAACCATGGCCACTCAGATTGAAAACGATGACTTCCTCTTTCTTTTCTTCCTTCGCTCTGAGGGCTTCTTTTATGGCCCCCGTGATCGCGTAGGAACTTTCTGGTGCTGGAACTATACCTTCCAGTTTTGCGAACAGTCTTGCAGCATTGAAGACTTCCTCTTGGTCGAACGCCACCGCTTCCACCAAACCTTCCTTCACGAGGCGCGAAACGATTGGAGCTGCGCCGTGGTAGCGAAGACCACCTGCGTGTATCTTCGGTGGGATGAAGTCTTTACCGAGCGTGTACATTTTCAAAAGCGGTGTCATACCTGCGGTATCCCCATAATCGTAATCGTACACACCTTTTGTGAGCGATGGACATGCGGTAGGCTCACAGGCGATGAGTCTGATATTTTTACCAGCCAGCTTGTCCGGTACGAACGGCAAGACCGTTCCAGCGAAGTTGGAACCTCCACCATGACAGCCTAAAATCACCGTAGGTTTTTCGTTGAGTATCGATAACTGTTTCTTGATTTCAAGCCCTATCACAGTTTGATGGAGCAGAACGTGGTTCAAAACGCTACCAAGAGAGTACTTAGTCTGTGGATCCGAAACTGCAACTTCGATCGCTTCACTGATCGCGATGCCCAAACTTCCTGGCATGTCTCCGTTCTTTTCAAGCAGAGATCTACCGTAGTTCGTCCTGTCACTCGGACTTGGCACCACATCCCCGCCGAAGAGCTTCATCAAGTACTTGCGCATAGGTTTTTGCTCGTAACTTATCCTCACCATGAACACGTTCACGGCTAGGCCAAACTTGGCACCAGCGTAACACAGGGCGCTTCCCCACTGTCCCGCGCCGGTTTCTGTCACGAGACGTTTCGTGCCGGAGATTTTGTTGAAATAAGCTTGTGCGAGTGCCGTGTTCGTTTTGTGACTCCCAGTAGGACTCGCTCCTTCGTACTTGTAATAGATCCGTGCCGGGGTTTGGAGATACTCCTCCAGATAGTTTGCTCTGAACAGTGGTGTTGGTCTGTAGACTGCGTATTCTCTCAAAACAGGTTCGGGGATCGGAATCTCGCGCTCGTCACTCACTTCCTGTTCAATGAGAGGTTTTGGAAAGATGACTTCGAGCGCTTGAGGAGAAATGGGTTGTCTCGTTTTTGGATCTAGCGGAGGATCCAATTTGAAAGGCAAATCTGCAAGCACGTTGTACCAATACTTCGGCATGTCTTCAACTTTCAAATCCACCCTGATTCTCACGAATCCCACCTCCAATTTTCGGTTTCAAATAAAAAAGGGGCTCTCTTTTTCAAGAGAGCCCCGATTCGATACGAGGTGAAGGCACGCGGTGCTTACCCCACCGAATCGGGGCAGCACCACCACCAGTTGTTCAGAAGAGAAACACACACGTTTCGATCCATGAACCTCACAGCTGTCAAAACGTTCACCTCTGGTTTGAGATCATTATAACATTGAAGATCACACTTGTCAAACTGAAAGTTTACCGTCCGATCGTTTTGGTGTAAATCACAAACAAATTGCCTTTCTGTAGATCCGAAGTAGAATAAAAATCAGAGGTGATCTTAGTTGAAGATCGTTTTTCGATGGTTTGGTGAAGATGATCCAATCAAATTGGAGCACATCAGACAAATACCTGGCGTTGAAGGGATCGTCGGTGCGCTGTTCGATGTGCCTGTGGGAGAAGTGTGGCCATTTGAGAAGATAATGAAACTGAAAAGCACCGTCGAATCGCACGGATTGAAATTGGAAGTCATAGAGAGTGTGAACGTGCACGAAGATATAAAACTCGGTCTTGCTACAAGAAAACGATACATCGACAACTATAAAGACACCATCGTGAATCTCGCCAAAGCTGGCATAAAAGTGATCACGTATAACTTCATGCCCGTCTTCGATTGGCTCAGAACGGATTTGAAGTATAGACTACCAGACGGTTCTGAAACGATGTACTATGACGATGAGCTGGTCCGTAATATCACTCCCAAACAACTCGTCGAATCCATGAAGAAAGGCTCTTCTAATTTCATCCTCCCAGGTTGGGAATGGGACAGGCTGGAACAGCTCGAAAAGACGCTGAAGATGTATGAAGGAATGAAAGAAGAAGATCTCTTCGAGAACTTGACCCATTTTTTGAAGGAAATCGTTCCTGTCTGCGAACAGTTCGGTGTGAAAATGGCCCTCCATCCAGACGATCCACCCTGGAGTGTGTTCGGTTTGCCCAGAATCGTGACTTGCCAGGAAAACATAGAAAAGATTCTCAAAACAGTTGACAGTCCTTCTAACACCATAGCTCTATGCACAGGTTCGCTGGGTGTGAACACGAAGAACGATATTCCATCCATGATAAAACAGTTTGGTCGCATGAAGAGGATCAGTTTCGTCCATCTGAGGAATTTCAAACTGTTGGGGGAAAGAAAATTTTACGAGAGTGCCCATCCGAGCTTCTGTGGTTCGTTGGACATGTTCCAGATCGTTAAAACACTGCGCGATGTGGAGTTCGACGGTTATCTCAGACCAGACCACGGTAGAACGATCTGGGGAGAAAAAGCCAGACCAGGCTACGGTTTGTACGACAGGGCACTGGGCATAACTTACATTTTAGGCCTCTGGGAAGCGACAGGAAAAATGACTTGAGTTTCCACAAAGTGTGGAAAAGACGAAAATTTCACGAAATTTTATGGGGCGCACCATCTTTCACTTCAACTTTTCAAGTTCACCCTGTGCGTCTTTCATGGCTTCTCTGTGAGCAC contains:
- a CDS encoding secretin gives rise to the protein MKRSIVMLIFLTSTIVCFFQQEPLVTNIFQDAYILDVLADISAQTGVPIIPDMTISGFVTIELRDVPLEQALKMVLMPGGYIYIKMEGFYFVGSADPKNPAFRHIAQTKTYKPKYLSIDSVMSLIPTIYEPFLKSDKETNQISITAPAEIVQNFEKILREIDVPPAQIKICVLVTEISKDKLSELGLEELGYTFGADQQLNENWQTIVGLVSGSLAVQTDVFGTIVAKIVALEEQRQAKIKANPWIIVKESKPAKLFVGQREIIIVQPEGAAATIQTVDVGIGLDIVARTVGENEIEVSLTPSVSYFSNGRTTRTLSTKRNEMSTTVIIRSGQTVAVSGLTVESDSQTSSGLPLLSRIPLLRYLFGTKSDSSAQRELVIFLSVEKL
- a CDS encoding TrpB-like pyridoxal phosphate-dependent enzyme produces the protein MRIRVDLKVEDMPKYWYNVLADLPFKLDPPLDPKTRQPISPQALEVIFPKPLIEQEVSDEREIPIPEPVLREYAVYRPTPLFRANYLEEYLQTPARIYYKYEGASPTGSHKTNTALAQAYFNKISGTKRLVTETGAGQWGSALCYAGAKFGLAVNVFMVRISYEQKPMRKYLMKLFGGDVVPSPSDRTNYGRSLLEKNGDMPGSLGIAISEAIEVAVSDPQTKYSLGSVLNHVLLHQTVIGLEIKKQLSILNEKPTVILGCHGGGSNFAGTVLPFVPDKLAGKNIRLIACEPTACPSLTKGVYDYDYGDTAGMTPLLKMYTLGKDFIPPKIHAGGLRYHGAAPIVSRLVKEGLVEAVAFDQEEVFNAARLFAKLEGIVPAPESSYAITGAIKEALRAKEEKKEEVIVFNLSGHGLFDLTAYVS
- the uxuA gene encoding mannonate dehydratase; the encoded protein is MKIVFRWFGEDDPIKLEHIRQIPGVEGIVGALFDVPVGEVWPFEKIMKLKSTVESHGLKLEVIESVNVHEDIKLGLATRKRYIDNYKDTIVNLAKAGIKVITYNFMPVFDWLRTDLKYRLPDGSETMYYDDELVRNITPKQLVESMKKGSSNFILPGWEWDRLEQLEKTLKMYEGMKEEDLFENLTHFLKEIVPVCEQFGVKMALHPDDPPWSVFGLPRIVTCQENIEKILKTVDSPSNTIALCTGSLGVNTKNDIPSMIKQFGRMKRISFVHLRNFKLLGERKFYESAHPSFCGSLDMFQIVKTLRDVEFDGYLRPDHGRTIWGEKARPGYGLYDRALGITYILGLWEATGKMT